From the genome of Mastacembelus armatus chromosome 21, fMasArm1.2, whole genome shotgun sequence:
TCCCCATGGTATGAAGCTTTGGTATGACTCATGAGGTTGAagctgcaaacagaaaacaaaaaaactaactCAAGAGAGAAGACTTTTTAAACTACAAAGTCATCTTCTGTCTCTTTATGTGTCAACTTACAGCACAGAGGCCAGTTCAAGATGAGGATCTATGAGAGGGAGAACTTCGGGGGTCAGATGTATGAGCTGATGGACGACTGCGACTCCATCGTGGACCGCTACCGTATGTCCGAGTGCCAGTCAGCTAACGTGATGGACGGCCACTGGCTGATGTACGAGCAGCCCCACTACAGAGGCAGGATGATGTACCTGAGGCCTGGAGAGTACAGGAGCATGAGGGACATGGGAATGGGTCCCATGGACATGAGGATTGGATCCATCAGACGTATCATGGAATCCTGCTGAAACAGATTTGAGATTTGgatgaaatgaataaacactGATAATTAATAAACAGTTCATATCCACTAAGAATGAATTTATTCTTGTTTAGGTTCCAAAATTGGGTGCTATTAAAGGTTAGATAGAAAATTACATAAATCATCATATAACTATGTTAACATTTCTTCTATTTTAACCTTTAAACCTGTTACATCATATGATgccacattaaaaatgaatgtcaaaGGTTGATAAACAGTAGCTGTGAAATACTGTAGTGCAAGATCTTCCATACATTTCCCGAAATTATTGCAGAAACATGATCCAACAtagtttaagaaaatgttttgtttctttttaaatcagaaATAACATTGACAGTTGTGACATAAACAACATCATCATTGGCTTTTTCACAGCACAAATATTAAACGTGGCCTAACAGGATTCAGAGGTGGAACCAACGTCAGTGATGACACAAACTGGCTGCAAAGCTCTGGTAGTGTTAAAGCTGCTGCAATTCTCAGATTAACTTCAGACAAACCTGAGACTgtggattttgtctttttagagTTAAGGATCATGGATCGTTTAATGGCCAGTATGAAGAGGAGAGATGATTACAGCTGACAACTGGGAACACTGGTTTAAGATGAGCTTATAAAATGTGAACTTTCCCTTTAATGAAACAGCATTTATGTCATTAATTACATCTGTACTTATCTGATGGTCGAGCCAACATGAAAAAAGTCTTTCACATCATCGGGGACATGgagccaaaataaaatatgaatatgaagtCGGATGgtccacagtgtgtgtgcaaagtCTCACCATCAAGGTCTGAACACACAACACTGCAAACGTTTTAGgcagtttagatgttttagattcttatcacacatcatcaggtgtctgatcccaggttcattgtgcagccattacagttcatgaagaactattttcaggggcaagatgaaccaggagtcctgcagcagatggtctgacccccacagagccctgacctgGGGCTCTAAAGGGGTCAGTGTGGAGTCAGtgtgggatcacatgaagagacagaaacactgggacagtctgAGTCTACAGAACAAGTAGCCTCTCCAAGGTTttgcaaagtaccaggagaaactgtgtcaggtcaaaccagagagacctgctgctggtttaagggcaaaggggagagctgcagattCTGATTAGATtcaggtttggttccctttactgcacttcaaagttaaatgaaaaactgtcatttatgctaaaaacatctgtgtttttagtgcctaaaGTAAAATCCAATGAACCattaaaaggaaggaaaagatgaGTGATAAGGTATAATTATCACATAGAGACATGTGATAGACTCAGGCAGCAGCTGATACGAGCCGTGTCCACAACCTTCAGCTCCTTGTCCCtaagagaagaaacaaaagaactaaacattaaattaagaaaaGTACCTGTTTTCTGCCAACACCTCAAACATACCcatcttttttatatatatataaaatacataaacacagtttTGATAGCTGATTTACAATTACACCCAACCACAAACCACATAGCTTCCTAATACGAATCGAGGACAGATGTGTTCAATATGCTGCTTAGATTTTAAAGCCCATTGAGGTGAAAGTGTGAAACTGGGATCTACAGATCAAACTGACTGGACTATGTTCATAAAATATGAGGCCACATGGTCCTAGACTCAAAGAAACATGGATTAATGGATTAATTATCTAATAGACTCTACAGATATACCTGAGTCAGGGATGTGACgtttcaaacttaaaaacaaatgtaaatatatgaaTCCAGAATTATACAAATGTACATAGTGATAACTTTACAAACATTCACTGCGCTCTTTTACAAAACAGAAGTAAGAAAATAGAGTAAAGTAACTGTCACATAGACTGTGGATGATAGAGATGACTGTTATATTATGTTTGGAAGCttctcattattttctttatgccACACAACAATACTGCatgtatacagtacatgcatttCTATCAGAGCGGTATGTTGCCAGATAATAACCCTTTAGTGGCCTTACTGCTCGGTGGGCTCTATGGTGGGCCTGCTGGGTCAGGGATTCTCACAATAGAAGCCCTccatacttttttcacattgaGCAAGTATAAAAGTAACAGTTGGCGCTGACAGGAACACACAGCAGCCACAACTCAGTGCTGAGGAACAACCAACAGACTGCGACCATGGGCAGGGTAGGACTGATCAGTGATCACTTTTATTAATTAGGAATTAGGAGCTTCTCAAAGTGGTGTTAATGAAGCATTGTCTTTTCAGATCATCTTCTATGAGGACAGGAACTTCCAGGGTCGCTCCTATGAGACCAGCAGCGACTGTGCTGAGCTGAACTCCTACCTGAGCAGGTGCCACTCCTGCAGGGTGGAGAGCGGCTGCTTCATGGTCTACGACCGTCCCAACTACATGGGAAACCAGTACTTCATGAGGAGGGGGGAGTACGCTGACTACATGAGCACGTGGGGGATGTCGGACTGCATCAGGTCCTGCCGTATGATCCCCATGGTAGGATTTTCATCCTCAAGATGTTAATTTCTTCAGATACCTTGTGCAGTCTTGGTTGATGTTTCACATGTTCTCTTTACAGTACAGAGGATCCTACAGGATGAGGATCTACGAGAGGGAGAACTTCGGGGGTCAGATGTATGAGCTGATGGACGACTGCGACAACATCATGGACCGCTACCGAATGTCCAACTGCATGTCCTGTAACGTGATGGACGGCCACTGGCTGATGTACGAGCAGCCCCACTACAGAGGCAAGATGATGTACCTGAGGCCTGGAGAGTACAGGAGCTTCAGGGACATGGGATACAGTGGCATGAGGTGGATGAGCATGAGGCGCATCACTGACATGTGGTAGACattctcatttttaaataaaaagtgaacaataaaccaaaaacttgtgttttttctgttctttcatcttttatttaatgttattcACTGAGGATCATTTAGGGTCCGAACAGGCCTGGACAGGATGATCATGAGACACATCCCTGTATCAATGCACATATGAACTGGACAAGAAAACTTGTCGAGTCTAATGCAcacaatgtattttatttttatcatttctgcCATTGACACTTCACCCTATAGTGTCTCCATTTGGCCATAATACTTAAACCAATAATCAGCCATAGTAGGGAAATCAATAAagtaattaacatttttaattatgtatttGTGGTTTCATTAGTTGCCTGGGTCAAGTTAAGATAAATAGTGTCATATGGCTTCTGAGATAATAGTTGATATTATTTctataatttaa
Proteins encoded in this window:
- the LOC113123352 gene encoding gamma-crystallin M3-like — encoded protein: MGRIIFYEDRNFQGRSYETSSDCAELNSYLSRCNSCRVESGCFMVYERPNYMGHQMLVRRGEYPDNQRLMGMSMSDCIRSCRMIPMHRGQFKMRIYERENFGGQMYELMDDCDSIVDRYRMSECQSANVMDGHWLMYEQPHYRGRMMYLRPGEYRSMRDMGMGPMDMRIGSIRRIMESC
- the LOC113123154 gene encoding gamma-crystallin M3-like, whose amino-acid sequence is MGRIIFYEDRNFQGRSYETSSDCAELNSYLSRCHSCRVESGCFMVYDRPNYMGNQYFMRRGEYADYMSTWGMSDCIRSCRMIPMYRGSYRMRIYERENFGGQMYELMDDCDNIMDRYRMSNCMSCNVMDGHWLMYEQPHYRGKMMYLRPGEYRSFRDMGYSGMRWMSMRRITDMW